The genome window ACAGGTCCTCGCAGCAGCCGATCAGCCGGGTGCGGCTCAGGCCGAGATCGGTGAGCACGCGGTCGACGGCGGCCTGGCCGACGCGGTGGTAGATGACGTCGGTGGCCGCGTTGTCGCTCATGGTCAGCATGAACAGCGCGAGGTCGCGCCAGCTCATTTCGACGTCGTCGGCGCACCCCGCGGTGCCGATCCCGCCGATGCGGTAGCGCTTCCCGACGCGGGTCCGCGCGGTTTCGTCGAGCCGCCCGGCCGCGACTTCCCGCGCGTAGGCGACGGCGACCGGGATCTTGAACACCGACGCCAGCACCACCGGGTCGTCCGCGCCGACGGCCACCTCGGCGGTGCCGCCGAGCTCCCGCGCGTGCAGGAAACCCCGCGCGCCCGCCGCCAGGAACGCGTCCGCGATCCGCCGCTCGACTCCGCTCACGCGCTCACCCGCCGGTCGGCGCGGCCGGTGTGCAGGTACAGCGCGCGCCCGGTGCCGTCGTCGCCGACGAACGCGTGCGGCAGGTACATGCCCTGCATCGGCTCGCGCAGGATCAGCGTGTCGCCGTTCATCGCGACCAGCTCGGTCTTCTCCGGCTTGGCCAGCTCCGCGAAGATGCCCTTCGGGACGCGCTCCACCCAGACACGGCCGTCGTCGTCCTGGCTGACCGTGATGTCCGCGACGGACGACGAGTACTCGCCGACGTACCGGGTGGCGTCGATCCGCGGGGCGTCGGCGGCCGGCACCGGCGGTACGGCGAGCTCGATGCCGGTCAGCTCCTTCAGCAGGTGGCCGACGACTTCGGTGTAGAGGGCGATCGGGTTGCCGCCGTTGGTCAGCAGCGCCACGGCGACGTCGTGCCCGGGCGCGAGGCGCAGGAAGGCCGACTGGCCGATCGTGCCGCCGTCGTGGCCGACGACCGCGCCGCCCTCGGACAGCGACCAGCCGAGGCCCCACGCCTCGCCCATCAGCCCGAGGTCGGGCAGCTCCACCACGCGCTCCCGCATGGCGCGAGCGCTTTCCGCGCTGAGCACGCGGGTACCGTCCGGGGCTTCGCCGTCGCGCAGGTGCATGCCGGCGAACGTCACCAGGTCGCGCGGGCGCATGGCGAGCATCGCGCCGGCCGGGGCGTTGGACGGCGCCAGCGCCCAGATCCCGGCGGGCTCCGGGTCGGCGCCCGGCTCCGGCGTGACGTGCCCGAGCGCGGCCCGGAACCGGATGGCCTCGTACGGGCTCGCGGCGGCGTGCGTCAGTCCCAAGGGGACGAACAGCTGCTCGGCCAGGCAGTCGTTGTAGGACTTGCCCCGCAGCACTTCCACGATCCGGCCGAGCACGCAGAAGGCGGCGTTGTTGTAGGAGAACATCTCGCCGGGTGCGAAGAGCTGGGGCACGTCGCCGAGGGTGGCGACGTACTTCTCGACGCAGTCGTCGCCGCGGCCGGTGTCGGTGAAGATGTCGCCCTCGAAGCCGGAAGTGTGGCACATCAGCTGCCGGACGGTGATTTTGGCGGCTGAAACATGGTCGGCGATCTTGAACTCCGGCAGGTACTTCCGGACCGGCTGGTCGAGGTCGAGGCGGCCTTCGTCGACCAGCTGCAGGGCCAGGGTGGTCGTCCAGATCTTCGTGATGGACCCGATCTGGAACAGCGAATCGACGTCGGCCTCGACGCCGGTGCCCTTGTTGAGCACCCCCGCGGCGTGGTCGATGATCTCGCCGCCGGCGTACACGGCGACGGCCGCGCCCGGCACCTGGTGCTCGGCCAGCAGCGCGGGCAGACGGCTGTCCAGCCAGGCGGAGAGTTCGGTGAGCTTCGACATGGTTGCCTCTCGTGGCGAGGGTGGGGAACCGGCGATGCGGGGATGCTAGGACGGGTGCCGGGGCGGCCGGTTCGTCGGAACCGACGAGACCCGGCGAAACTTTCATCGCGGCGGACGAACCGCCCGCAGCCGCCGGCCCACACCGGCCCGCAGCCCCGCGTACCGCACCGCGACCAGGACCTTGAGCCGCGACGCGGTGACGGCGGCACCGGCCGCGTACGTGCGGGCCCGCACGCCGGCCCCCGCCGCCCAGCGGGCGAGCACCTGTTCGGCTGACTCCATCGGACCCTCCGTCCCTTGTGGACTATCCGGCGACCGGCGCGCACTTTCACGTGAAAGTGCCCACCAGGGGGCCGCACTTTCACGTGAAAGTGCGGCCCGGTGCGGTTACGGGGTGAGCCACGCCTTCGCCGTCGTCACCTCGGCGAGCCGCTCCGGGATGGGCGTGACGCCGAGGCCGGGACCGGACGGCACCGGCAGCCGGCCGCCCGCTTCCAGGACGAACGGCTCGGTGATGTCGGTGCGGTAGAACCGGTCCGACGCCGAGGTGTCGCCCGGCAGCGTGAACCCGGGCAGCGACGCCAGCGCGACGTTCGCGGCCCGGCCGAGCCCGGTTTCGATCATCCCGCCGCACCAGACCGGGACGCCGTGCGCGGCGCAGACGTCGTGCACCCGCCGCGCTTCGAGGTAGCCGCCGACCCGGCTCGGCTTGATGTTGACGATCCGGCAGGCGCCGAGCGCGATCGCGTCGGCGGCCGACCGCGCGGAGACGACGGACTCGTCCAGGCAGATCGGCGTCCGGATGTGCTTCGCCAGTTCGGCGTGGCCGCGGACGTCCTCCTCTTCCAGCGGCTGCTCGATCAGCAGCAGCTCGAACGGGTCGAGCCGTTGCAGCTGCGGCACGTCCGACAGCGTGTACGCGGTGTTCGCGTCGACCTGGAGCAGGATGTCCCCGAAGCGTTCGCGGACCGCGCGGACCGGCTCGACGTCCCAGCCGGGCTCGATCTTGAGCTTGATCCGGACGTACCCGTCGTCGAGGTAGCCGGCGACGACGTCCAGCAGCTTCGGGATCGTGTCCATGATGCCGACGGACACCCCGCACGGCACGGAGTCCCGGGTGGACCCGAGGGCGGTGCCGAAGGACAGGCCGTGGGCGCGCAGTTCGGCGTCGAGGACCGCCATTTCCAGCGCGGCCTTGGCCATCCGGTGGCCCTTGAACTTCGCCAGCAGTGGCGCGACCTCGTTCGCCGTCAGGTTCTCGGCGGCGAGCAGGGCGGGCACGAGGAAGGTGCGCAGCACGTGCTCGACGCCGTCGACGTACTCCGAGGAGTAGAGCGGGTCGACCATCGCGCCGCACTCGCCCCAGCCCTCGCCGTCGGCCGTCACCGCGCGCAGGAGCAGGAGTTCGCGCTCGGCCTGCGTGCCGAACGACGTCCGGAACGGTGCCACCAGCGGCATCCGGACGCGCAGCAGTTCCACCCCGGTGAGTTTCACGACGTGTGCTCCTTCTCGACCACGTACCAGCCGGTCCGATCGAATCCGGTGACCGACGCCCCGCCGGCCATCAAGCCGCCCAGGACGTCCCGCAGCGCGACCCGCCACGCCCGGCCCAGCTCCGGGTCGCTGCGCCGGAGCGCCTCGATGTCCGGCGGCACGGCGACGAGCAGGACGTTCGCATCCGCGGGGCCGGTCGTCGGCGCCCCGGCGGCGTCCGCGGCCAGTGCCACCGCGGCACCCCGCTTCCGCAGCGCGGTGGCGTCCACCCGGTCCGGGACCCCGCCCGCGGCCGCCCGCACCGGCGCGCTCGTCAGGTTCCAGACGGCCAGCAGCCGGTCGGTGTCGCCGGCGCCGTTGATGCCGTCGTGCATCGGGCCGTAGAAGTCGGGCAGGTAGTGCGCCGGGCGGGCGGCGAGCTTGGTCAGGTTGAAGTGGGCGTTGCGGCGCACCAGCGGGTCGAACGTCCAGGAGATCTCGCCGACGTCCTGGCGCAGCGCCCACGCGCGCTGGTGCAGCTTGAGCGCGAAGCCGATGCCGCGGCCGTGCCCGCTCGTGGCGACACCGGCGATGTGGCTGTGCAGTCCTCCCTTCGCCGGTCCGCCGAAGAACCCGAAGCAGGCGCCGAGCAGTTCGGTCCCGTCGAAGGCGCCGGCCACGTAGTTGCCCGCCGAGACCATGGCGCGCAGCAGTTCGGCGGTCACCGGCGGGTTTCCCGGTTCGGGGCGCCAGATCGACTCGAAGAGCCGGGTCACGGCGGCCAGGTCGGCGACCTCGGCCAGGGTCCGGACGGCGACCCCCGAGGCCGTGGCGGCGGTGGCCGCGGCGGCGGCCGCCTCGTCCCGCAGCGGCGGGGCTGTGTTCGTCACGACTTCAGTCACGCTGACGATCCTCTCCGGACCCGGCCCGCCGGTCACCGTGGCGCCGCACCGGATTCACCCCGCGCGTTCGTCGGCGCGGACGAACTTCCCCGCGCCAGCACGGTTTCGGCGAGCTTGCGGACCAGCGCGGTGCGGCGGGGCAGCTCCGCGACGAGGACGTGTTCGTCGTCGGCGTGCGCACCGCCGCCGACCGCGCCGAGGCCGTCGAGCGTCGGAATGCCCAGCCCGGCGGTGAAATTGCCGTCCGACGCCCCGCCGACGGCCGCTTCGGCGAGCGGCCCGAACCCGAGATCGGCGGCGAGTTCGTCCGCCAGCGCGAACAGCTCCGCCGACGCCTTCGCGTCCAGCGGCGCCCGGTTGATGCCGCCGCCGATCCGGATCCCCGAGCCGTCGACGACCGGGGACAGGCTCCGGATGGCGCGGTCCACGCGGTCCTGTTCCCCGGCGTCCCACACGCGGGCGTCGACCGCGACGCTCGCCGCGGCGGGCACGGTGTTGGTCGTCGTCCCGGCGCTGAGCGCGGTCGGGACGACGGTCGTGCCCTTCTCCGCGTCCGCGAGCGCGGCCACCGCGAGGATCTGGTGCGCGACCTCGATCCCGGCGTTGACGCCCTTCTCCGGCTCGAGCCCGGCGTGCGCGGCGCGGCCCTCGACTTCGACCCAGTACCGGGAAACGCCTTTGCGGCGGGTCTTCAGCGCCCCGCCGTCGGCCGAGGCTTCGAGCACGAACACCGCGTCGCAGGTCATGGCCTCGGCCTCGATCAGCGGCCGGGACCGCGGCGAACCGATCTCCTCGTCGCCGGTGACGAGGATCGAGAGCCCGTCGCGGTCGGGCAGCGCCGCGGCGGCGTGCAGGGCCATCACGACGCCGGCCTTCATATCGAAGCAGCCGGGCCCGCGCAGGACGCCGTCGCGGACCTCGAACGGGTGAGTCTCCAAGGACCCCAGCGGCCACACGGTGTCGTGGTGCCCGAGCAGCAGGACCCGCGGTTCGCCGAAGCGCCACCGCAGGTGGGTGCAGCCGTCGGTGACGATCCGTTCGGGCTCGACCCCGAGCAGCCTGCGCCCGACCGCGGCGACGGCTTCGGCGCTGCGCGCGACGGCTTCGTGGTCCTCCGACGGGGATTCGCAGCGGACCAGCGCCTCGATGTCCTCGATCACTTCGGCTCACCCCGCAGCGGCTTCCCGGGAAGCGCTTCCGGGTCGAGCTCCCCTTCGCCGACCACGCGGACTCCGGCGACGAAGAGGTGCCGGACGCCGGTCGAGGGCCGGGTGGGGTCGGTGTAGGTCGCGGCGTCGGTGATCCGCTCCGGGTCGAGGACGACGAGATCGGCGTCGGCGCCCTTCGCGAGGTGGCCTTTGCCGCGGGCGGCGGGCGCGACGTCGTCGAGGAGCCGCGAAGGCAGGTAGGAGCAGCGGCGGAAGGCTTCGAGCCAGCTCCAGGCGCCGGTTTCGCGGACCATCAGCCGCAGGGTCTTCGCGAAGGTGCCGGCGGTGCGCGGGTGCGTCGTGCCACCCGGCGGCAGCGGCCATTCGGTGCTCTCGGCGCGGCCGTCCTTCCAGTACACCGGCATGGCGTCGCTGGCGACGATCGCGTCGGGGAAGGCGAGGGCCTGGTGCAGCAGGGCGCGGTCGCGCGGATCGGTTTCGTCGAGGAACTCCAGCAGGCAGGGCGCGCCCGGGTCCTGTGCGCGGATCTGCCGGAGGCGGGCTTCGTCGCGGACGCGCTCGCCCGTCTCGAGGATCACGACGCTGGAGGGGCGGAGTCCTTTGAGGCGCAAGCGGTCCGGCTCGATGAACGCGGCGCCGACGGCGGTGCTGCCTGCCCCGTACGGGTAGGCCTCGACGGTGACGCGGGAGCCTTCGCGGCGGGCGTTCTCCAGGGTGGCGAGGACGCGGTCGACGTGGTGGCCGGAGGTGCTGTTGACGTGGCAGTGGTGCATGGCGGCCCCGGTTTCCCCGGCCGCCACGGCGATTTCGACCGAGCCGTCGACCGGGATCGCCGGGTCGACCTCGACCAGCTCGCGGACGTGGGTGTAGGTCGGCACCCCGGCCTTGGCGGCGAGGCGCGCGACGGCGAGGAACTCACCGGGGTCGGTGGCGGGCGCGTACCCCATGAGGACACCGATGCCCAGCGCGCCCTTCGCGATCTCGGCGTCCAAAAGGGACAGCCAGGCGGCCAGTTCCTCTTTGGAAGAACTCCGCTGCCACCGAGGGTTCCCGAGCACGGCCAGCCCGCCGCCGATGTCCGCGTCGGGTTCGATGCCGGCGAGCACCTGCGCGCGGGCCGCGCCCCAGGAGGCGGAGAAGCCGTAGTGCAGCGGCCGCCCGGCCGCGGCGGCCTCGGCGTAGGCTCGCTCGACGGGCATCAGCCCGGCTTCGAGGTCGAGCGCGGTGGTCACGCCGTCCATGGCCTGCAGTCGCTGCCCGGCGATCGAGTGCACGTGGCTGTGCAGGTCGACGAACCCGGGCCCGACGACGAGCCCGGTCACGTCGACCTCGGTGGCGTCCGGCGCGTCGAGCCGCGCGCCGACGGCTTCGACCTTGCTGCCGTCGATGAGCACGTCGGCGACGCCGTCGAACCCGCTGCCCGGGTCGACGACCCGGCCGCCCCGCAAGAGTGTCCGCACCCGCTGCCTCCTCGTCGTCGCCGATCGAGGTGACGTTAGGAGGATTCCGGGCGCGGCCGTTGGTGCGGGACGACGAAGCCGGGCGGCGTGCTCCGTCCGCGCGGACGAACCAGTCAGGCACTCCGGGCGGGTCGTGAGTGGCAAGTCGGGTTCTAACCCGACTTGCCACTCACGACGGGGTCAGGCGGTCGGGCCGGTCCAGCCTTCGGGCACGTGCCCGATCCGGACCCGCTGCGGGTGGTCGCCCACCGGGACCGAGACGCGCTTGCGCCCGGTGGCGAAGTCGATCGCGGTGACCTGGTCGGCGCCGGCCTCGGAGATCACGCAGGCGGTGCCGTCGCCGCTGACCGTGGCCCAGTACGGCTTCACCGCCGGGACCAGCGTGCCCGGCTGCAGGGTCGCGCGGTCGACGACCGTGGCGTAGTCGTCCATGGTGCCCGCGACGCAGAGCTTGTCCCCCGCCGGGCTCATCGACAGGCCGTGGTGGCGCGAGTCGTTGACGAAGGTCTTGCGGTCGTCGCTGGTGGCCGGGTTCTTCGGCAGTTCCTTGAGCCGGGTGATCTTGTCGGTCGCGACGTCGTACTCCAGGAAGCCGTTGAAGAACGAGACCTGGAAGTACAGTTTCGACTCGTCCTGGGTGAACGCCACCGGCCGCACCGCGTCGGACAGGTCCCGCCGCCCGAAGGCGTCGAGGCGCTGCCGCATGTCGATCACCTTGACCTGGCCGAAGGTCGCGGCGTCGACGACGGTGATCCGCCGGTCCCCCTTGGTGAAGTCCCACGCCGGGTCGTCGAGGTCGGTGTTGACCTCGCCGATCGACATGTTCCAGAGGTACCGGCCGCCGCCGGTGAACACGTTCTCGTGCGGCTTGTCGCCGGTGGTGAAGGAGCCGACCTGCTGCCCGGTGCCGATGTCCAGCACGTGCACCGTGTTGGACGTCGAGGCGGACACCGCGACGCGGCGGCCGTCCGGCGAGACGGCCATGTGGTCGGAGCGGAAGCCCGACACCGGGAAGCGCCAGTTGATCCGGCCGGTGGTGAGGTTGATCGACACGACGTCGGCGAAGCTGGGCCGCGACGCCACCACCGATCCGCCGTCCGGGGTGGTGTACATGTCGTCGACGAACTGGTCGTGGCCTTCGCCGGGGCCGTTGCGGATGCCGAGGAAGAACGCGAGCTTGATCGGGTTGAGGTAGATCTCCCGCAGCCGGTCGTCCTTGTCCGGGATGATGTTCACGCGCCCGATGCGGGCGAAGGAGTCCCGCGACTGGATGACGTCCGCCGTTCCTTCCCAGTTGTTGCCGACGAACATCACCTCCCGCAGGGCCGCCGGGGCGCCGGTCGCCGGCACCGCGGCGCCGGCGGCGAGCAGGGCGGCCGCGGAAAGCGCGTACGCCGCGCGCGAGAGGTACGACCGCCGTCGGATCGGGGAAGTGCGCACTGGGAACACCTTTCGACGCTGAAGAGGTGCGGCGGGGACTTCGATGGCTTTCGCGAGGTAGAGAGGTTACTGTCCGGTATCGCCACGATAACCGGCCCCCGGAGCCGCTCCGGTAGGGCCGCTCGGCCAACATCGGGCGTGCGGCGTTGTGGCCGAGGCACAAGGGGTTCCGGGAGGTGCCGTGCCGGCGTTGCCGCTGCTCCGGCAGGTGCTCGACGCGATGGCCGCGGACGAGACCGTGCTGGACGAGCTGGTGCGAGCCGCCCGCACCGAGTCACCGGGCGTCGCGCGGCTGCCGGAGGCCGAGAACCGCCGCCACGTCCGGTTCCTGCTGTCCGCGGCACTGCGCGCGACGACGAACCCGGGCACCGCCGACTACACGACGGCGGAGAAGCTCGGCGCCGACCGCGCCGAGCAGGGCGTCCCGCTCACCGACCTGCTGCGCGGGGTCCAAGCGGGCCGCACGCTCGCGG of Amycolatopsis solani contains these proteins:
- a CDS encoding YncE family protein, with product MRTSPIRRRSYLSRAAYALSAAALLAAGAAVPATGAPAALREVMFVGNNWEGTADVIQSRDSFARIGRVNIIPDKDDRLREIYLNPIKLAFFLGIRNGPGEGHDQFVDDMYTTPDGGSVVASRPSFADVVSINLTTGRINWRFPVSGFRSDHMAVSPDGRRVAVSASTSNTVHVLDIGTGQQVGSFTTGDKPHENVFTGGGRYLWNMSIGEVNTDLDDPAWDFTKGDRRITVVDAATFGQVKVIDMRQRLDAFGRRDLSDAVRPVAFTQDESKLYFQVSFFNGFLEYDVATDKITRLKELPKNPATSDDRKTFVNDSRHHGLSMSPAGDKLCVAGTMDDYATVVDRATLQPGTLVPAVKPYWATVSGDGTACVISEAGADQVTAIDFATGRKRVSVPVGDHPQRVRIGHVPEGWTGPTA
- a CDS encoding amidohydrolase family protein, which produces MRTLLRGGRVVDPGSGFDGVADVLIDGSKVEAVGARLDAPDATEVDVTGLVVGPGFVDLHSHVHSIAGQRLQAMDGVTTALDLEAGLMPVERAYAEAAAAGRPLHYGFSASWGAARAQVLAGIEPDADIGGGLAVLGNPRWQRSSSKEELAAWLSLLDAEIAKGALGIGVLMGYAPATDPGEFLAVARLAAKAGVPTYTHVRELVEVDPAIPVDGSVEIAVAAGETGAAMHHCHVNSTSGHHVDRVLATLENARREGSRVTVEAYPYGAGSTAVGAAFIEPDRLRLKGLRPSSVVILETGERVRDEARLRQIRAQDPGAPCLLEFLDETDPRDRALLHQALAFPDAIVASDAMPVYWKDGRAESTEWPLPPGGTTHPRTAGTFAKTLRLMVRETGAWSWLEAFRRCSYLPSRLLDDVAPAARGKGHLAKGADADLVVLDPERITDAATYTDPTRPSTGVRHLFVAGVRVVGEGELDPEALPGKPLRGEPK
- a CDS encoding serine hydrolase domain-containing protein, with the protein product MSKLTELSAWLDSRLPALLAEHQVPGAAVAVYAGGEIIDHAAGVLNKGTGVEADVDSLFQIGSITKIWTTTLALQLVDEGRLDLDQPVRKYLPEFKIADHVSAAKITVRQLMCHTSGFEGDIFTDTGRGDDCVEKYVATLGDVPQLFAPGEMFSYNNAAFCVLGRIVEVLRGKSYNDCLAEQLFVPLGLTHAAASPYEAIRFRAALGHVTPEPGADPEPAGIWALAPSNAPAGAMLAMRPRDLVTFAGMHLRDGEAPDGTRVLSAESARAMRERVVELPDLGLMGEAWGLGWSLSEGGAVVGHDGGTIGQSAFLRLAPGHDVAVALLTNGGNPIALYTEVVGHLLKELTGIELAVPPVPAADAPRIDATRYVGEYSSSVADITVSQDDDGRVWVERVPKGIFAELAKPEKTELVAMNGDTLILREPMQGMYLPHAFVGDDGTGRALYLHTGRADRRVSA
- the menC gene encoding o-succinylbenzoate synthase, producing MKLTGVELLRVRMPLVAPFRTSFGTQAERELLLLRAVTADGEGWGECGAMVDPLYSSEYVDGVEHVLRTFLVPALLAAENLTANEVAPLLAKFKGHRMAKAALEMAVLDAELRAHGLSFGTALGSTRDSVPCGVSVGIMDTIPKLLDVVAGYLDDGYVRIKLKIEPGWDVEPVRAVRERFGDILLQVDANTAYTLSDVPQLQRLDPFELLLIEQPLEEEDVRGHAELAKHIRTPICLDESVVSARSAADAIALGACRIVNIKPSRVGGYLEARRVHDVCAAHGVPVWCGGMIETGLGRAANVALASLPGFTLPGDTSASDRFYRTDITEPFVLEAGGRLPVPSGPGLGVTPIPERLAEVTTAKAWLTP
- a CDS encoding GNAT family N-acetyltransferase; its protein translation is MTEVVTNTAPPLRDEAAAAAATAATASGVAVRTLAEVADLAAVTRLFESIWRPEPGNPPVTAELLRAMVSAGNYVAGAFDGTELLGACFGFFGGPAKGGLHSHIAGVATSGHGRGIGFALKLHQRAWALRQDVGEISWTFDPLVRRNAHFNLTKLAARPAHYLPDFYGPMHDGINGAGDTDRLLAVWNLTSAPVRAAAGGVPDRVDATALRKRGAAVALAADAAGAPTTGPADANVLLVAVPPDIEALRRSDPELGRAWRVALRDVLGGLMAGGASVTGFDRTGWYVVEKEHTS
- a CDS encoding M20 family metallopeptidase, with product MIEDIEALVRCESPSEDHEAVARSAEAVAAVGRRLLGVEPERIVTDGCTHLRWRFGEPRVLLLGHHDTVWPLGSLETHPFEVRDGVLRGPGCFDMKAGVVMALHAAAALPDRDGLSILVTGDEEIGSPRSRPLIEAEAMTCDAVFVLEASADGGALKTRRKGVSRYWVEVEGRAAHAGLEPEKGVNAGIEVAHQILAVAALADAEKGTTVVPTALSAGTTTNTVPAAASVAVDARVWDAGEQDRVDRAIRSLSPVVDGSGIRIGGGINRAPLDAKASAELFALADELAADLGFGPLAEAAVGGASDGNFTAGLGIPTLDGLGAVGGGAHADDEHVLVAELPRRTALVRKLAETVLARGSSSAPTNARGESGAAPR